A window from Pseudomonas alloputida encodes these proteins:
- a CDS encoding hybrid sensor histidine kinase/response regulator — protein sequence MIRLHTDGLLRRLLRFILLFSLCFTVLASSVQLYFEYRREMRDIEARMALIRAGYLASLERSLWDLDEAQLDTQLRGLVDFSDVARVRLVSDDFQLLRGEAEPKGPLRIERFPLDYQPPSGPARHLGELEVSIDLGAVHHRLYATGLASLLWMGVFLCGLAVALSGLFYRLVTRHLQVMAEFARRIGAGQWQEPLRLGRRRSSRPDEIDTVANALDDMRRAILSDIERRERDRLELQDKRDELQAMVERRTASLARAKDEAEAANLAKSRFLATMSHELRTPLNGILGMAELLRGGRLEVADRQRVEALYKAGEGLLAILNEVLYFARLEEGESRAERVVFSLRQLCQEVLALLEPMAMENADTLQLQVDEQLAAYQYGAEQYLRQVLSNLLANAIKFTEHGQVQLTVQVLANNECSQRLRLSVRDNGIGIEPAVQAKIFDRFVQASEAVTQRYGGTGLGLAICKHLVEKLGGSIGLESVQGQGSCFWFELDMARGQPVSAGSPAPSPLPSLDILVVEDVALNREVAGGLLMRDGHRVSFAEDASQALQACAQRRFDLVLLDVHLPGMSGVALCRQLRSSPGPNRHSRILALTAGVQPGQVAGYLDAGMQGVLAKPLRLDSLRKALADVAPGEVASAGADMDWSLLDTHRSLLGEQKLQGLLKVLRQSLQQHATALAEALPAQDFTEVLHLAHRLAGSCDSLGFTGLATVLRGLEEAARQHDVQAMQALGEPLATQLGQASATLEQLIQS from the coding sequence ATGATTCGCCTGCACACCGATGGCCTGCTGCGCCGCCTGCTGCGGTTCATCCTGTTGTTCAGCCTGTGCTTTACCGTACTGGCCAGTAGCGTGCAGCTGTATTTCGAATACCGCCGCGAGATGCGCGACATCGAGGCGCGCATGGCGTTGATCCGTGCAGGCTACCTCGCCAGCCTGGAGCGCAGCCTGTGGGACTTGGACGAGGCGCAGCTGGATACGCAATTGCGCGGCCTGGTGGATTTTTCCGACGTGGCCCGGGTGCGCTTGGTTAGCGATGATTTTCAACTGCTGCGAGGAGAGGCCGAACCCAAGGGGCCGCTGCGCATCGAGCGCTTCCCCCTGGATTATCAGCCCCCCTCGGGCCCCGCCAGGCACCTGGGTGAGCTTGAAGTGAGTATCGACTTGGGTGCGGTGCACCATCGGTTGTATGCCACCGGCCTTGCCAGCCTGCTTTGGATGGGCGTGTTCCTGTGTGGGCTGGCAGTGGCGCTGTCGGGGCTGTTCTATCGCCTGGTCACCCGCCATCTGCAAGTGATGGCCGAGTTCGCCCGCCGCATTGGCGCCGGCCAGTGGCAGGAGCCGTTGCGCCTTGGCCGCCGCCGATCATCGCGCCCCGACGAAATCGACACGGTGGCCAATGCCCTGGACGATATGCGTCGCGCCATCCTCAGCGATATCGAGCGCCGTGAGCGTGACCGCCTGGAACTACAGGACAAACGCGACGAATTGCAGGCCATGGTCGAGCGGCGTACGGCCAGCCTGGCTCGGGCCAAGGACGAGGCCGAGGCTGCCAACCTGGCCAAGTCGCGCTTTTTGGCGACCATGAGCCATGAATTGCGTACGCCGCTCAACGGTATTCTGGGCATGGCCGAACTGCTGCGCGGCGGGCGCCTGGAGGTCGCCGACCGCCAACGTGTCGAGGCCTTGTACAAGGCCGGCGAGGGGCTGTTGGCGATTCTCAACGAAGTGCTGTATTTCGCCCGGCTCGAAGAAGGCGAGAGCCGCGCCGAACGGGTGGTGTTTTCCTTGCGTCAGTTGTGCCAGGAAGTGCTGGCGTTGCTCGAACCCATGGCCATGGAGAATGCCGACACCCTGCAACTGCAGGTCGATGAGCAACTGGCCGCGTACCAGTACGGCGCAGAGCAGTACCTGCGACAGGTGCTGAGCAATCTGCTGGCCAACGCCATCAAGTTCACTGAGCACGGCCAGGTACAGCTGACGGTACAGGTGCTTGCCAATAACGAGTGCTCGCAGCGCTTGCGGCTGTCGGTCCGTGACAATGGTATCGGTATCGAGCCCGCCGTTCAGGCGAAGATCTTCGACCGTTTCGTCCAGGCCAGCGAAGCTGTGACCCAGCGCTATGGCGGCACTGGCCTGGGCCTGGCGATCTGCAAGCACCTGGTGGAAAAACTGGGCGGTAGCATCGGCCTTGAGAGCGTTCAAGGGCAGGGCAGCTGCTTTTGGTTCGAGCTCGACATGGCTCGCGGGCAGCCTGTCTCAGCGGGGTCACCAGCTCCTTCGCCCTTGCCCAGCCTGGATATCCTGGTGGTCGAAGACGTTGCCCTGAACCGTGAGGTTGCTGGTGGCCTGCTGATGCGCGACGGTCACCGGGTAAGCTTTGCCGAAGACGCCAGCCAAGCCCTGCAGGCATGCGCGCAGCGGCGCTTCGACCTGGTTCTGCTGGACGTGCACTTGCCGGGCATGAGCGGGGTGGCGTTGTGCCGACAGCTGCGTAGCTCGCCGGGGCCGAACCGCCACAGTCGGATCCTGGCGCTGACGGCCGGCGTGCAACCGGGCCAGGTCGCGGGTTATCTGGACGCTGGTATGCAGGGCGTACTGGCCAAGCCGTTGCGGCTGGACAGCCTGCGCAAGGCGTTGGCTGACGTAGCGCCCGGTGAAGTGGCCAGCGCTGGCGCAGACATGGACTGGTCATTGCTCGACACCCACCGTTCACTGCTGGGGGAGCAGAAGTTGCAAGGCCTGCTGAAGGTCCTGCGCCAGTCACTGCAGCAGCACGCCACGGCGCTGGCCGAGGCGCTGCCAGCCCAGGACTTCACCGAAGTGCTGCACCTGGCCCACCGCCTGGCTGGCAGTTGCGATTCCCTGGGGTTTACCGGGCTGGCGACGGTGTTGCGTGGTCTGGAGGAGGCGGCCCGGCAGCATGACGTACAGGCCATGCAAGCCCTCGGCGAGCCGTTGGCCACCCAGCTAGGTCAGGCCAGTGCCACGCTGGAACAGCTGATTCAGAGCTGA
- a CDS encoding amino acid permease, translated as MTDSVEKIQLTRALKSRHIFMLSLGGVIGTGLFMGSGVTINQGGPVGAILAYLVAGLLMYLVMVCLGELSVQMPVSGSFQAHATKYIGPATGFMIGWVYWMSWATTVGLEFTAAGMLMTRWFPEVPIWYWSALFVVVLFGLNALATRAFGEAEYWFSGIKVATILGFIVIGLLVIFGAIPLSSGAPAPMLNNLVGESLFPHGLSAVFAVMMTVVYAFQGCEIMGVAAGETEHPEKSIPRAVRNVVFRVLIFYVLAIAVLSAIVPHEQAGLMESPFVQVFDMVGIPYAADLMNFVILTAILSVGNSGLYASTRILWAMSKTGMAPKSLSPLSKRGVPLRALSITLCFALISLMTSFVAADTLFMVLMAVSGMSGTVTWIVIALAQYRFRKAWLRDGGQLQDLKYKAPLYPLVPLLCITLCSSLFVFLALDETQRPSLYWGFGFIALCYAAYFFVNRRRQGAFAPSTPGV; from the coding sequence ATGACTGACAGCGTTGAAAAAATCCAGCTCACCCGCGCCCTGAAAAGCCGGCACATCTTCATGCTGTCGCTGGGTGGGGTTATTGGAACCGGCCTGTTCATGGGCTCGGGCGTAACCATCAATCAGGGCGGGCCGGTGGGCGCGATCCTGGCTTACCTGGTCGCAGGCTTGCTGATGTACCTGGTGATGGTCTGCCTGGGCGAGCTGTCGGTGCAGATGCCGGTGTCCGGTTCGTTTCAGGCCCACGCCACCAAATACATTGGCCCGGCCACCGGGTTCATGATCGGCTGGGTGTACTGGATGAGCTGGGCCACCACCGTAGGCCTGGAGTTCACCGCTGCCGGCATGTTGATGACCCGCTGGTTCCCGGAGGTGCCGATCTGGTACTGGTCGGCGCTGTTCGTGGTGGTGCTGTTCGGGCTCAACGCCCTGGCCACGCGTGCCTTTGGCGAGGCCGAGTACTGGTTCTCGGGCATCAAGGTGGCAACCATCCTCGGCTTCATCGTCATTGGCCTGCTGGTGATCTTCGGTGCCATCCCCCTGAGCAGCGGGGCACCCGCACCGATGCTGAACAACCTGGTGGGCGAGTCGCTGTTCCCCCATGGCCTGTCGGCAGTGTTCGCGGTGATGATGACCGTGGTGTATGCCTTCCAGGGCTGCGAAATCATGGGGGTGGCTGCCGGTGAGACCGAGCACCCGGAAAAGAGCATCCCGCGGGCGGTGCGCAATGTGGTGTTCCGCGTGCTGATCTTCTATGTGCTGGCGATTGCCGTGCTGTCGGCCATTGTGCCGCACGAGCAGGCCGGGCTGATGGAAAGCCCGTTCGTGCAGGTGTTCGACATGGTCGGCATCCCTTACGCCGCCGACTTGATGAACTTCGTCATCCTCACGGCCATCCTCTCGGTGGGCAACTCCGGGTTGTATGCCTCCACGCGTATCCTCTGGGCCATGTCCAAGACTGGCATGGCACCGAAAAGCCTGTCGCCGCTGAGCAAGCGTGGCGTGCCGCTGCGGGCGCTGAGCATCACCCTGTGCTTTGCGCTGATCTCGCTGATGACCAGCTTCGTCGCGGCTGACACGCTGTTCATGGTGCTGATGGCGGTGAGCGGCATGTCCGGCACCGTGACCTGGATCGTCATCGCCCTGGCGCAGTACCGTTTCCGCAAGGCCTGGCTGCGTGACGGCGGGCAACTGCAGGACCTGAAGTACAAGGCGCCGCTGTACCCACTGGTGCCGCTGCTGTGCATCACCCTGTGCAGTTCGCTGTTCGTGTTCCTGGCGCTGGATGAAACCCAACGGCCGTCGCTGTACTGGGGCTTTGGCTTCATTGCCCTGTGCTATGCGGCGTACTTCTTCGTCAACCGCCGTCGGCAGGGGGCCTTCGCACCCAGCACACCAGGGGTTTGA
- a CDS encoding enoyl-CoA hydratase/isomerase family protein: MTTPSSSLLSKVEAGVAWITLNRPEQRNALDIPTLKQLHALLDSHADDPAVRVVVLTGSGRSFCAGADLAEWAAAEAAGTLESYGWTETAHALMLRLHSLDKPTIAAINGTAVGGGMDLSLCCDLRIAAASARFKAGYTSMGYSPDAGASWHLPRLIGSEQAKRLLFLDELWGADRALAAGLVSEVCADEQLPAVAAELAGRLANGPTFAYAQTKRLIRDGARRTLAEQLEAERHAGLLCGRSQDGAEALQASVERRTPRFTGQ, from the coding sequence ATGACCACCCCGTCGTCGTCACTGTTGAGCAAGGTCGAAGCCGGCGTTGCCTGGATCACCCTCAACCGCCCCGAGCAGCGCAACGCGCTGGACATTCCCACCCTCAAGCAACTGCACGCCTTGCTCGACAGCCATGCCGACGACCCCGCCGTACGCGTGGTGGTGCTGACCGGTAGCGGCCGCAGCTTCTGCGCTGGCGCCGACCTGGCCGAATGGGCTGCCGCCGAAGCTGCCGGCACCCTGGAAAGCTATGGCTGGACCGAAACTGCCCATGCCCTGATGCTGCGCCTGCACAGCCTCGACAAACCCACCATCGCCGCCATCAACGGCACCGCCGTGGGCGGTGGCATGGACCTCAGCCTGTGCTGCGACCTGCGCATCGCCGCCGCCTCGGCGCGCTTCAAGGCCGGCTACACCAGCATGGGCTACAGCCCCGATGCCGGCGCCAGCTGGCACCTGCCACGGCTGATCGGCAGCGAGCAGGCCAAGCGCCTGCTGTTCCTCGACGAGTTGTGGGGCGCCGATCGCGCCCTGGCCGCCGGGTTGGTCAGCGAAGTCTGCGCCGACGAGCAGTTGCCTGCCGTTGCCGCCGAACTGGCCGGGCGCCTGGCCAATGGCCCGACCTTCGCCTATGCGCAGACCAAGCGGCTGATACGCGACGGCGCCCGGCGCACCCTGGCCGAGCAGCTGGAGGCCGAGCGCCACGCCGGCCTGTTGTGTGGCCGCAGCCAGGATGGCGCCGAGGCCCTGCAAGCCTCGGTGGAACGTCGCACCCCCCGTTTTACCGGCCAGTAA
- a CDS encoding acyl-CoA dehydrogenase family protein: MNFQLTQEQEMLVEAVRSFVAKELLPHEEAVDRADAVSPELAAQIRGKAIAAGFYAFNMPEEVGGGGLDYLSQALIERELSKVSWALHVFVARPSKILMACKDEQINDYLLPCVQGEKVDCFALTEPGAGSDANAIKTRAVRQGDDFVINGSKHFISHAGHADFAIVFAVTDTYEHNGRKRNAVTALLVDRGTPGMTIRRGPKCVSNRGYHTYELFFDDCRVPASKVLGEVGKGWEVANAWLTAGRVMVAANCVGQAQRALDLSLQWAADRKQFGQAIGSYQGVSFKLADMATQIRAAEMLTLHTAWKMDQGNMTDGEAGMAKLFASEVLGKVADEAVQIFGGMGLMDEGPVERIWRNARIERIWEGTSEIQRHIIARELLRPLLR; this comes from the coding sequence ATGAATTTCCAACTGACCCAAGAACAAGAAATGTTGGTGGAAGCGGTACGCAGCTTTGTTGCCAAGGAGCTGCTGCCCCATGAGGAAGCGGTGGACCGCGCCGACGCCGTGTCACCCGAACTGGCCGCGCAGATCCGTGGCAAGGCCATCGCTGCCGGGTTCTATGCCTTCAACATGCCCGAGGAAGTGGGAGGGGGCGGCCTGGACTACCTGTCCCAGGCGCTGATCGAACGTGAGCTGTCCAAGGTGTCCTGGGCGCTGCATGTCTTCGTTGCACGGCCGTCGAAAATCCTCATGGCCTGCAAGGACGAACAGATCAACGACTACCTGCTGCCGTGCGTGCAGGGCGAGAAGGTCGACTGCTTCGCCCTCACCGAACCGGGCGCCGGCTCTGATGCCAACGCCATCAAGACCCGCGCCGTGCGCCAGGGCGATGACTTTGTCATCAACGGCAGCAAGCACTTCATCAGCCACGCCGGCCACGCCGATTTCGCCATTGTCTTCGCTGTCACCGACACCTACGAGCACAACGGGCGCAAGCGCAATGCGGTCACCGCCTTGCTGGTCGACCGGGGTACGCCGGGCATGACCATCCGCCGTGGTCCCAAGTGCGTGAGCAACCGTGGTTATCACACCTACGAGCTGTTCTTCGACGACTGCCGGGTGCCGGCCAGCAAGGTGCTGGGCGAAGTGGGCAAGGGCTGGGAAGTGGCCAACGCCTGGCTTACCGCCGGCCGGGTGATGGTCGCCGCCAACTGCGTGGGCCAGGCCCAGCGCGCCCTCGACCTGTCGCTGCAATGGGCCGCCGACCGCAAGCAGTTCGGCCAGGCCATCGGCAGCTATCAGGGGGTGTCGTTCAAGCTGGCCGATATGGCCACGCAGATCCGCGCGGCCGAGATGCTCACCCTGCACACCGCCTGGAAGATGGACCAGGGCAACATGACCGACGGTGAGGCCGGCATGGCCAAGCTGTTTGCCAGCGAGGTGCTGGGCAAGGTCGCCGACGAAGCGGTGCAGATCTTCGGTGGCATGGGCCTGATGGATGAAGGGCCGGTTGAGCGCATCTGGCGCAACGCGCGTATCGAGCGCATCTGGGAGGGCACTTCGGAAATCCAGCGGCATATCATCGCCCGCGAACTGCTGCGCCCGCTGCTGCGCTGA
- a CDS encoding acetate--CoA ligase family protein — MSQSIRDNLKRLLAPRHLAFVGGRSMARALKRCAEGGFAGELWLVNPQHESLEGIPCVARVADLPYAPDAVFIATNRELTLQCVAELAARGAGGAICYASGFAESGEEGCQLQQRLLDVAGNMALLGPNCYGLLDYLHGAALWPVAHGGQQVEKGVAILTQSGNFAYNLSMSDRSLPVAYMASVGNQAQLGVAELMDVLLDDPRVTAIGLHLEGLKNVPGFARAACKALQQGTPIIALKTGVSQIGAELALSHTSSLSGSDALYDSLFQRLGVIRVSGPVSFVETLKAAACGRLPADGELIALACSGGDAGLIADYAERNQLQLPKLEQGQVAALAEVLPGYANLVNPLDFTTAIWGDEAALQRMLDNTLSGAAGAAMLVLDYPAAFTGERKECDLLLGLYCDAVERHGKIGFVTSAFPELLPASARERLHARGIAALQGVEDGLAAWGRIVAYQKNRQRLMDQGEAVRVPLCPQALTGESRLLDEWQSKQALRAFGLPVPAGVLSTPERAVADAARVGYPLVLKAVSAQLPHKTEAGAVALNLRDARALEAALVQMRQCIADYAPQVAFDQVLLEPMAEPPLAELIVGIKRENNFALALVIGAGGVLVELLKDSVSLLLPTTDSAIRAALLNLRSASLLQGFRGRPAANLDALVSAIRAVADYACENAGQLMELDVNPLMVGANGTTAVDALIRLGQAQGERHE, encoded by the coding sequence ATGTCGCAATCGATTCGTGACAACCTCAAGCGCCTGCTGGCGCCCCGGCACCTGGCCTTCGTTGGCGGGCGCAGCATGGCGCGGGCGCTCAAGCGCTGCGCCGAAGGCGGCTTTGCCGGTGAGCTGTGGCTGGTCAACCCGCAGCATGAAAGCCTCGAAGGCATCCCCTGCGTGGCCCGGGTGGCCGACTTGCCCTACGCCCCGGACGCGGTGTTCATCGCCACCAACCGTGAGCTGACCCTGCAGTGCGTTGCCGAGCTGGCTGCACGTGGTGCCGGTGGCGCCATCTGCTATGCCTCGGGCTTTGCCGAAAGCGGTGAGGAGGGCTGCCAGTTGCAGCAACGCCTGCTCGACGTCGCCGGCAACATGGCCTTGCTCGGCCCCAACTGCTATGGCTTGCTCGACTACCTGCACGGTGCCGCCCTGTGGCCGGTGGCGCATGGTGGCCAGCAAGTGGAGAAGGGGGTGGCGATCCTCACGCAAAGTGGCAACTTCGCCTACAACCTGTCCATGAGCGACCGCTCCCTGCCAGTGGCCTACATGGCCTCGGTCGGCAACCAGGCGCAACTGGGTGTGGCCGAGCTGATGGATGTGCTGCTCGACGACCCACGGGTAACCGCCATCGGCCTGCACCTGGAAGGCTTGAAGAACGTGCCGGGCTTTGCCCGCGCCGCTTGCAAGGCGCTGCAGCAGGGCACGCCGATCATTGCATTGAAGACGGGCGTTTCGCAGATCGGCGCTGAACTGGCGCTCAGCCACACCAGCTCGTTGTCCGGCTCCGATGCGTTGTACGACAGCCTGTTCCAGCGCCTGGGCGTGATCCGCGTCAGCGGCCCGGTGAGCTTTGTCGAAACGCTCAAGGCCGCAGCCTGCGGACGCTTGCCGGCAGATGGCGAGCTGATTGCGCTGGCCTGCTCAGGCGGCGATGCCGGCCTGATTGCCGACTACGCCGAACGCAACCAGTTGCAACTGCCGAAGCTCGAGCAAGGGCAGGTGGCGGCACTGGCCGAGGTGTTGCCGGGCTATGCCAACCTGGTCAACCCACTGGACTTCACCACTGCCATCTGGGGCGATGAAGCCGCCCTGCAACGCATGCTCGACAACACCCTGAGCGGCGCCGCGGGCGCGGCGATGCTGGTGCTGGACTACCCGGCGGCGTTTACCGGCGAACGCAAGGAATGCGACCTGCTGCTGGGGCTGTACTGCGATGCCGTTGAACGCCACGGCAAGATCGGCTTCGTCACCTCGGCTTTCCCGGAACTGTTGCCTGCCAGTGCGCGTGAGCGCCTGCATGCGCGGGGCATCGCTGCCCTGCAGGGTGTGGAAGACGGCCTGGCGGCCTGGGGGCGCATCGTCGCTTACCAAAAGAACCGCCAGCGGTTGATGGACCAGGGCGAGGCTGTGCGGGTACCGCTGTGCCCGCAGGCCCTCACGGGCGAAAGCCGACTGTTGGACGAATGGCAATCCAAGCAGGCCCTGCGCGCCTTCGGTCTGCCGGTGCCTGCGGGCGTGCTGAGTACGCCCGAACGCGCCGTGGCAGACGCCGCCCGCGTCGGTTACCCCTTGGTACTGAAGGCGGTCAGCGCGCAGCTGCCGCACAAGACCGAAGCTGGTGCTGTGGCGTTGAACCTGCGCGATGCCCGCGCCCTGGAAGCTGCACTGGTGCAGATGCGCCAGTGCATCGCTGACTACGCCCCGCAGGTTGCGTTTGATCAGGTGCTGCTCGAGCCCATGGCCGAGCCGCCCTTGGCCGAGCTCATAGTGGGCATCAAGCGTGAAAACAACTTTGCCCTGGCCTTGGTGATCGGTGCCGGCGGCGTGCTGGTCGAACTGCTCAAGGACAGTGTCAGCCTGTTGCTGCCCACTACCGACAGCGCCATCCGCGCCGCACTGCTGAACCTGCGCAGTGCCAGCCTGCTGCAAGGCTTCCGTGGCCGTCCGGCCGCCAACCTCGATGCCTTGGTCTCGGCCATCCGCGCAGTCGCCGATTACGCCTGCGAAAACGCCGGGCAGTTGATGGAGCTGGATGTGAACCCATTGATGGTCGGTGCCAACGGTACCACCGCAGTCGACGCGCTGATCCGCCTTGGCCAGGCGCAAGGAGAACGACATGAATGA
- a CDS encoding 5-guanidino-2-oxopentanoate decarboxylase, with amino-acid sequence MNDLTLTAGQALVRLLANYGVETVFGIPGVHTLELYRGLPGSGIRHVLTRHEQGAGFMADGYARVSGKPGVCFVITGPGVTNVATPIGQAYADSVPMLVISSVNHTASLGKGWGCLHETQDQRAMTAPITAFSAVALQGDDLPELIARAWAVFDSERPRPVHISVPLDVLAASVSRDWSGEVVRRPGRGQPCRETLEQAALKLAAAQRPMIIAGGGALHAAEQLQQLSTRLAAPLFTSVAGKGLLPPDAPLNAGASLCVEPGWQLISQADVVLAVGTEMADTDFWRERLPIRGELLRVDIDPRKFNDFYPCAIALQGDARQTLDGLLEHLPALQRDPAQASAAVATLRQAIRNGHAPLQATHQAILDRIAAVLPDDAFISSDMTQLAYTGNYAFASRAPRSWLHPTGYGTLGYGLPAGIGGMFASDHRPGLVLVGDGGFLYTAQELATAVEELRRPLVVLLWNNDALGQIRDDMLGLDIEPVGVLPRNPDFIGLARALGCTVHQPRDLDALQADLASGFATPGVTFIELKHTCVC; translated from the coding sequence ATGAATGACCTTACCCTGACAGCCGGCCAGGCGCTGGTGCGGTTGTTGGCCAACTACGGCGTGGAGACCGTGTTCGGCATCCCCGGCGTGCACACCCTGGAGCTGTACCGTGGCCTGCCGGGCAGCGGCATTCGCCATGTATTGACCCGCCACGAGCAGGGCGCCGGCTTCATGGCCGACGGCTACGCGCGGGTCAGTGGCAAGCCGGGGGTGTGCTTCGTCATCACCGGCCCAGGCGTGACCAACGTCGCCACCCCCATCGGCCAAGCCTATGCCGACTCGGTGCCGATGCTGGTGATTTCCAGCGTCAACCACACCGCCAGCCTGGGCAAGGGCTGGGGCTGCCTGCATGAAACCCAGGACCAGCGCGCCATGACTGCGCCCATCACGGCGTTTTCTGCGGTGGCCCTGCAGGGCGACGACTTGCCCGAGCTGATCGCGCGCGCCTGGGCAGTGTTCGACAGCGAACGACCGCGCCCGGTGCACATTTCGGTGCCCCTGGACGTGCTGGCGGCATCGGTCAGCCGGGACTGGAGCGGTGAGGTGGTACGCCGTCCCGGGCGTGGCCAGCCGTGCCGCGAAACCCTCGAGCAGGCTGCCCTGAAGCTTGCCGCCGCCCAGCGGCCTATGATCATTGCCGGGGGTGGCGCGTTGCACGCGGCTGAGCAGTTGCAGCAACTCAGTACACGGCTGGCAGCGCCTCTGTTCACCAGCGTGGCCGGCAAGGGCTTGCTGCCACCAGACGCGCCACTCAATGCCGGCGCCAGCCTGTGCGTCGAACCCGGCTGGCAGTTGATCAGCCAGGCTGATGTGGTGCTTGCCGTAGGCACCGAAATGGCCGACACCGACTTCTGGCGCGAGCGCCTGCCGATCCGCGGCGAGCTGCTGCGCGTCGACATCGACCCGCGCAAGTTCAACGATTTCTACCCCTGTGCCATTGCCCTGCAGGGTGATGCCCGGCAAACCTTGGACGGTTTGCTCGAACACCTGCCCGCACTTCAGCGTGACCCGGCCCAGGCCAGCGCGGCGGTGGCCACCCTGCGCCAGGCCATCCGCAATGGGCATGCCCCGTTGCAGGCCACGCACCAGGCCATTCTGGACCGTATCGCCGCCGTACTGCCTGACGATGCCTTCATCAGCAGCGACATGACCCAGCTGGCCTATACCGGCAACTACGCCTTCGCCAGCCGGGCGCCACGTAGCTGGCTGCACCCCACCGGTTACGGCACCCTCGGCTACGGCCTGCCGGCCGGCATTGGTGGCATGTTCGCCAGCGACCATCGCCCCGGCCTGGTACTGGTGGGTGATGGCGGCTTCCTGTACACCGCGCAGGAACTGGCCACTGCCGTCGAGGAACTGCGCCGGCCGCTGGTGGTGTTGCTTTGGAACAATGACGCCCTCGGCCAGATCCGCGACGATATGCTCGGCCTGGATATCGAGCCGGTCGGCGTGCTGCCGCGCAACCCGGATTTCATCGGCCTGGCCCGCGCCTTGGGTTGCACCGTGCACCAGCCACGCGACCTGGACGCGCTGCAGGCCGACCTGGCCAGCGGTTTCGCCACACCCGGCGTGACGTTCATCGAACTCAAACACACCTGCGTCTGTTAA
- the alr gene encoding alanine racemase, whose product MPFRRTLLAASLALLITGQAPLYAAPPLSMDNGTNTLTVQNSNAWVEVSASALQHNIRTLQAELAGKSKLCAVLKADAYGHGIGLVMPSIIAQGVPCVAVASNEEARVVRASGFTGQLVRVRLASLSELEDGLQYDMEELVGSAEFARQADAIAARHGKTLRIHMALNSSGMSRNGVEMATWSGRGEALQITDQKHLKLVALMTHFAVEDKDDVRKGLAAFNEQTDWLIKHARLDRSKLTLHAANSFATLEVPEARLDMVRTGGALFGDTVPARTEYKRAMQFKSHVAAVHSYPAGNTVGYDRTFTLARDSRLANITVGYSDGYRRVFTNKGHVLINGHRVPVVGKVSMNTLMVDVTDFPDVKGGNEVVLFGKQAGGEITQAEMEEINGALLADLYTVWGNSNPKILVD is encoded by the coding sequence ATGCCCTTTCGCCGTACCCTTCTGGCTGCATCCCTGGCACTTCTGATCACCGGACAGGCCCCCCTGTATGCGGCACCACCGTTGTCGATGGACAACGGCACCAACACCCTGACCGTGCAAAACAGCAATGCCTGGGTCGAAGTCAGCGCCAGCGCCCTGCAGCACAACATCCGCACGCTGCAGGCCGAGCTGGCCGGCAAGTCCAAGCTGTGCGCCGTGCTCAAGGCCGATGCCTATGGCCACGGTATCGGCCTGGTAATGCCATCGATCATCGCCCAAGGCGTGCCCTGCGTGGCGGTGGCCAGCAACGAGGAGGCCCGCGTGGTCCGCGCCAGTGGCTTCACCGGGCAACTGGTGCGGGTACGCCTGGCCAGCCTCAGCGAGCTGGAAGATGGCTTGCAGTACGACATGGAAGAGCTGGTGGGCAGCGCGGAATTTGCCCGCCAGGCCGATGCCATCGCCGCGCGCCATGGCAAGACCTTGCGCATTCACATGGCGCTCAACTCCAGCGGCATGAGCCGCAACGGGGTGGAGATGGCCACCTGGTCCGGCCGTGGCGAAGCGCTGCAGATCACCGACCAGAAGCACCTCAAGCTGGTCGCGCTGATGACCCACTTCGCCGTGGAAGACAAGGACGATGTACGCAAGGGCCTGGCGGCATTCAACGAGCAGACCGACTGGTTGATCAAGCACGCCAGGCTGGACCGCAGCAAGCTCACCCTGCACGCCGCCAACTCGTTCGCTACGCTGGAAGTGCCGGAAGCGCGCCTGGACATGGTACGAACGGGTGGCGCGCTGTTCGGCGACACCGTGCCGGCGCGCACCGAGTACAAACGTGCGATGCAGTTCAAATCGCACGTGGCGGCGGTGCACAGCTATCCGGCCGGCAACACCGTGGGCTATGACCGCACCTTCACCCTGGCCCGTGATTCGCGGCTGGCCAACATTACGGTCGGGTACTCCGATGGCTACCGCCGGGTATTCACCAACAAGGGCCATGTGCTGATCAACGGCCACCGTGTGCCGGTCGTGGGCAAGGTGTCGATGAACACGCTGATGGTCGATGTCACCGACTTCCCTGATGTGAAGGGGGGTAACGAAGTGGTGCTGTTCGGCAAGCAGGCCGGGGGCGAAATCACCCAGGCCGAGATGGAAGAAATCAACGGCGCGTTGCTCGCCGATTTGTACACCGTATGGGGCAATTCCAACCCGAAGATACTCGTCGACTGA